The nucleotide sequence AAGAATGTCCTTGAACGGGTTGATCTCTGTATCTCCGCCTGCGAGACTTTGAAGAGGATGAAACGATGCCGTCAGTGCGCCTTTTTTTGCCGCTTCTAATAGAATCGAAGAAGGCAGGGAACCACTAAGATGAAAAACAATACTGCCAGTATTGAATCCGCCTCCCTTTGCAATTTCAGCGCAGGTCGGTTTTATAAGTGAATCAGGAGTTGATATGAATATTATGTCGCTACACGAGGCAGCATGAGAAGCTTCACTGCACACTTTTTCAGCATTGACCTCAATTGACAGCTTTTCAGCCTTAGTTATATCAGGGTCAAAAAGTGCTTCTATTTTATAGCCGGACCTTGAAAGCCAGAATCCAAGTTTTGATCCTGCCCTTCCGCAGCCTATGATGGCTATTATTTTGCTCCTGGTTTTATGATTCTGGCTGATAGGGCCTCCTGAGGAGAAAATATTGGATTGGTTGATGGCCTCGCAAAAAGGCAAAAAAAGATGCGTAGGTCGGATTAGGACGTTCTTTGTCCGTAATCCGACGTTAAATTAATAGCAGTGTTCCTTTGCCGGAAATTCACCCTTTGAAACATCCTCCACATAAGACCTGAAAGCGGTTTCCACAGTTTCAGCCATATTGGCGTATTTTTTAACAAATTTAGGTACATGACCAATATTAAGGCCGAGCATGTCATGCATTACAAGAACCTGGCCGTCACAGCCAGGGCCGGCGCCAATTCCAATTGTTGGGATATACAGCTTGCCGGATATTGTCTCTGCTATTGAGGCCGGTATTCCTTCAAGCACAACTGAAAAAGCTCCTGCCTGCTGGACTTTGAAGGCGTCTTCAAGGAGTCTGTCCTCATCCCTCTGTATCCTGTAT is from Desulforegula conservatrix Mb1Pa and encodes:
- a CDS encoding Rossmann-like and DUF2520 domain-containing protein, whose product is MPFCEAINQSNIFSSGGPISQNHKTRSKIIAIIGCGRAGSKLGFWLSRSGYKIEALFDPDITKAEKLSIEVNAEKVCSEASHAASCSDIIFISTPDSLIKPTCAEIAKGGGFNTGSIVFHLSGSLPSSILLEAAKKGALTASFHPLQSLAGGDTEINPFKDILIAVEGYAEAVAQAKKMAIDLGARPYEIDGNAKTLYHASAVIASNYLVSLMKMASEVMAASGIPEEKAFEFLLPLVKGTLANMEKMGVEQALTGPVSRGDATTVIAHINGITEKTPDLKKAYIELGKIALQISESQNFIPEHLINQLRDIFESS